One Brassica napus cultivar Da-Ae chromosome C2, Da-Ae, whole genome shotgun sequence DNA window includes the following coding sequences:
- the LOC106384720 gene encoding uncharacterized protein LOC106384720, whose translation MADDLVFLSDLQAGHSFSTVEVRLLRSWDARNLRRGGERMSVEMLLLDSQATMVPASVNVNCLAAHQTNLEAGTVYSLTGFEVTRCNQDYRLSDSSLLIRFTDSTTFEKITDPAVPIPLESFRFRNYSEMLRLANSNNQLPDLIGKITSVKSTITDPPLDKNRVSATIKMDNDTSVTLTLFDAQAVKIHNQLAQMAVDPRICVATSVYPRMVGGRLFFNGTAGTHIHFDEETIAGESLFSSGLLEQDTGLAPVGRLLRSFAKVETLSIAELNDFVLNASSQNIDFICTGKVTGIKLDKGWCYVSCAKCFKKLHRSVSSLTCLSCNKTDAVGILRYRVEMSIADETGEGLFGAFDGVMVKLHNMRAHEAVNLLPGNDVNPEESDAPQFVLDMEGNTYTFQVKVGPYNFTANNHSFTIARILCEGDPEPQLAFVDDGAADDNGDDNNDV comes from the exons ATGGCTGACGATTTAGTTTTCCTCTCCGATCTCCAGGCCGGTCACTCATTCTCCACCGTCGAAGTCCGCTTGCTCCGCTCTTGGGATGCCAGAAACCTACGCCGTGGTGGAGAACGAATGAGCGTCGAGATGCTCTTGCTTGACTctcag GCGACCATGGTGCCGGCTTCTGTGAACGTTAACTGTCTCGCAGCGCACCAGACTAATCTTGAAGCAGGTACGGTTTACTCCCTGACCGGGTTTGAAGTAACAAGGTGTAACCAGGATTACCGCCTCTCGGACTCTTCTCTACTAATCCGGTTTACTGACTCCACCACTTTCGAGAAGATCACTGACCCGGCTGTTCCGATACCTCTTGAATCATTCCGGTTCCGTAACTACAGTGAGATGCTCCGTCTTGCTAACTCCAACAACCAACTTCCAG ATCTTATTGGTAAGATAACTTCTGTCAAGAGTACGATCACTGACCCTCCTCTGGACAAGAACCGTGTTAGTGCAACCATCAAGATGGACAA TGACACATCTGTGACTTTGACACTCTTTGACGCTCAAGCTGTGAAGATCCATAACCAGCTCGCTCAGATGGCGGTAGATCCACGAATTTGCGTTGCAACCAGTGTGTATCCGAGAATGGTGGGAG GGCGTCTGTTTTTTAATGGCACAGCCGGCACACACATCCATTTCGACGAGGAAACAATTGCCGGGGAAAGTTTGTTTTCCAG CGGTTTGCTTGAACAAGACACTGGGCTTGCGCCAGTAGGACGGCTGCTAAGGAGTTTTGCTAAGGTGGAGACACTGAGCATAGCTGAGCTGAACGATTTTGTCCTCAATGCTTCGTCTCAG AACATTGATTTCATTTGTACGGGGAAAGTTACTGGAATCAAGTTAGACAAGGGGTGGTGCTATGTCTCCTGTGCAAAATGCTTCAAGAAACTCCACCGGTCTGTCTCATCGCTCACGTGTCTATCTTGCAACAAAACCGATGCAGTTGGTATCCTTCG GTACCGTGTGGAGATGTCAATTGCAGACGAGACTGGTGAGGGTTTGTTTGGTGCGTTTGATGGAGTTATGGTGAAACTCCATAACATGAGGGCCCATGAAGCTGTCAACCTCTTG CCTGGTAATGATGTCAACCCCGAAGAATCTGATGCCCCTCAGTTTGTTCTAGACATGGAGGGAAATACATACACGTTTCAGGTTAAGGTGGGGCCATACAATTTCACGGCAAATAATCACAGCTTCACCATTGCACGCATTCTCTGTGAGGGTGACCCTGAGCCACAACTTGCGTTCGTTGATGAT GGTGCTGCTGATGACAATGGAGACGACAACAACGATGTGTAG
- the LOC111203195 gene encoding ATP-dependent DNA helicase PIF1-like has product MAHRQAFETLDRSLRDLLSPSDPTASDKPFGGKTVLLGGDFRQILPVVPQGRRPDTVLASISKSYLWKKAEVYTLSMNMRLEKEEREFAKWILEVGDGTADTILSHTSSNEEGEQIVVDQRFMIPSTDKPHEALPAAAYPDFLHNYRNKKYLTERAVLTPTNSTVHELNAYMLSQVPSQAKEYLSSDSVELEATPKDDWSSHYTQEYLNSLEFSGLPNHRLCLKVGSPVMMLRNLKQAYGLCIGTRMIVSRVGDRIVEVEIMTGTQVGETVLIPRIQLSPLDTVHPFTFCRRQYPLRLCYVLTINKSQGQSLKQAALYLPRSVFTHGQLCVALSRVTSPEGLKIFDDSSDSDGTDGVRNIVYKEIFQGLYDRKVYIQVIFYMSVSYGLFRLITKSKCLQGKKALWT; this is encoded by the coding sequence ATGGCCCATCGCCAAGCATTTGAGACACTTGACCGTTCACTCCGGGATTTGTTGAGTCCTTCAGATCCAACGGCTTCCGACAAACCATTTGGTGGTAAGACTGTTCTCTTGGGAGGTGATTTCAGGCAAATATTACCAGTTGTGCCTCAAGGAAGACGTCCAGACACAGTCCTTGCATCAATCAGCAAATCTTATCTATGGAAAAAGGCAGAAGTTTATACTCTTTCCATGAACATGCGAttggaaaaagaagaaagggAATTTGCTAAATGGATCCTTGAGGTTGGTGATGGAACAGCTGATACCATCCTCTCTCATACGAGCAGCAATGAAGAGGGTGAACAAATTGTTGTGGACCAAAGATTCATGATCCCTTCTACAGATAAACCACACGAAGCACTACCAGCTGCGGCATATCCTGACTTCCTTCATAATTATCGGAACAAGAAGTACTTGACAGAGAGAGCGGTGCTGACACCTACAAATAGTACTGTTCATGAGCTAAATGCATACATGCTGTCCCAAGTTCCCTCACAAGCTAAAGAGTATTTGAGCTCCGATTCCGTTGAGCTGGAGGCCACACCAAAAGATGATTGGAGTAGCCACTATACTCAAGAGTATCTTAATTCTCTTGAGTTCTCTGGACTGCCTAACCACAGACTATGCCTGAAGGTGGGGTCCCCGGTGATGATGCTGCGTAATCTTAAGCAAGCGTATGGGTTATGCATTGGGACACGGATGATAGTCAGTCGTGTAGGTGACAGGATAGTAGAAGTTGAGATCATGACTGGCACACAAGTAGGCGAAACAGTGTTGATCCCTCGAATACAGCTTTCTCCTCTTGACACCGTGCATCCATTCACGTTTTGCCGCCGTCAGTATCCTCTGCGCTTATGCTACGTACTGACAATCAATAAAAGTCAGGGACAAAGTCTCAAACAAGCTGCTTTGTACCTCCCTAGATCGGTCTTCACTCATGGCCAGTTGTGCGTAGCTTTATCTAGAGTGACATCACCAGAGGGGCTTAAGATATTTGACGATTCTTCTGATTCGGACGGTACGGACGGAGTAAGAAATATTGTGTACAAAGAGATCTTCCAGGGCCTCTATGACAGAAAGGTTTACATTCAAGTGATTTTCTATATGTCAGTCTCATACGGATTGTTTCGACTAATAACCAAATCAAAATGCTTGCAGGGAAAGAAGGCACTGTGGACTTGA
- the LOC111203163 gene encoding uncharacterized protein LOC111203163, translating to MGANVDHSVTGTSGPFTYRVNGHVIHRIGSLLPDDGALPEYLQLYIFDTDNELENRKRAFTQGSSSLAIPDSIIVQLIEMMDKHNHLAKTFRHARDRFKETGTIEYSITLVSQTNLGRQYDLPSASEIGGLIVGDLSATSVGRDIVVELKSSALQRINDQHPLMTSLQYPLLFPYGETGYNQRLPYEGPEMSKIRREYMTMREFYAYQFQTRPTEGMTIIKGGRLLHQYIVDAYTATEQERLRFILLNQKKLRADLYSNLCDAVESGDSDATQLGRKIILPSSFTGGPRYMAEKYQDAMAICRWYGNPHLFITVTANPNWVELKHHLDAYGGESANSRPDLECRLFKLKLEEMVSDFKKGEFFPKTSAVVYTIEFPKRGLPHAHILLWLEGIKKEATTSMIDQYISAELPDRDVDPEGFALVDRHMIHGPCGKRRPTSPCMDKGECTKAYPKPLSDHSHIDKSGFVRYRRRSNPKHLVLKSNIEIGNQYVVPHNLSQHYTVYDESSNLEEFISKEDIEKTMLTAWFVACETYEEARDLTYVELPTRFDYHTSGKLWTPRKTGGAIGRVVYVSPAAGDNYFLRILVNVVRGPRCYEDLRTVGGVVFKKYRESFYARRLLDDDREWHDAIEEPSYWATGRQLRRLFMIILLFCRVVNPLKLWEHTWKFLAEDILYMKRKEFRFPGLELNDDQLKQYTLIELEQLLKENDQSLADYPDISLPDDSILTQISNTVLMQELSYDTQQENETHTELFASMNQDQKMVYHAVLQSVDKQSGQLFFVNAAGGTGKTYLYRTIIAKLRSTNKVVIPVASSGVAALLLPGGR from the exons ATGGGTGCTAATGTGGATCACAGTGTAACTGGTACTTCAGGGCCATTTACATACCGGGTCAATGGACATGTTATACACAGGATCGGGTCTCTACTACCTGACGATGGTGCTCTGCCAGAATATTTACAGCTATATATTTTTGACACCGATAATGAGCTAGAAAACAGAAAAAGAGCGTTCACTCAAGGTTCCTCCTCTTTGGCTATCCCTGACAGTATTATTGTTCAGTTAATTGAGATGATGGACAAACATAACCACCTTGCAAAGACGTTTCGTCACGCCCGTGATAGATTTAAAGAGACTGGTACCATTGAGTACAGTATCACTCTGGTCAGTCAAACTAACCTTGGACGTCAGTATGATCTACCAAGTGCGAGCGAGATTGGTGGATTGATTGTTGGGGACCTATCTGCGACGTCTGTTGGTAGAGATATTGTTGTTGAGCTTAAATCATCTGCTTTGCAGCGAATAAATGATCAACACCCCCTGATGACGAGCCTCCAATATCCATTGTTGTTTCCGTACGGGGAGACTGGATATAACCAGAGACTGCCATATGAAGGTCCTGAGATGTCTAAAATAAGAAGAGAATATATGACAATGCGTGAGTTTTACGCTTATCAGTTTCAGACTCGGCCAACTGAGGGAATGACAATCATAAAAGGTGGGAGATTGCTGCACCAGTATATTGTAGATGCATACACTGCAACCGAGCAAGAGAGATTAAGGTTTATTCTGTTGAACCAAAAGAAACTCCGAGCAGATTTGTATAGCAACTTGTGTGATGCTGTGGAGAGCGGAGATTCAGATGCAACACAGCTTGGCAGGAAGATCATTCTACCTTCTTCATTCACTGGTGGTCCTAGGTACATGGCTGAGAAGTATCAAGACGCAATGGCTATATGTCGGTGGTATGGCAATCCTCATCTGTTCATCACAGTCACAGCAAATCCAAACTGGGTGGAGTTAAAGCATCATCTGGACGCATACGGTGGTGAATCTGCTAATAGCCGACCCGACCTTGAATGTAGACTGTTCAAACTCAAACTGGAGGAGATGGTTTCTGATTTCAAGAAAGGAGAATTCTTTCCCAAAACTTCTGCAG tTGTATACACCATTGAATTCCCGAAACGAGGACTGCCTCATGCCCATATTTTATTATGGTTAGAAGGCATTAAGAAAGAAGCAACCACCTCAATGATTGATCAATATATATCAGCTGAATTGCCAGACAGAGATGTAGATCCTGAAGGTTTTGCATTGGTCGACCGCCATATGATTCATGGGCCATGCGGAAAACGTCGACCAACATCACCTTGCATGGACAAGGGAGAGTGCACCAAGGCTTACCCTAAGCCGTTATCAGATCATTCACACATTGACAAGTCTGGGTTTGTCAGATACAGAAGGCGATCAAATCCCAAGCATTTAGTCTTGAAAAGCAATATTGAGATAGGGAATCAGTACGTTGTCCCTCACAACCTCA GTCAGCACTATACTGTCTACGATGAGTCTTCTAACTTAGAAGAATTTATTTCAAAAGAAGACATCGAGAAAACGATGTTAACTGCATGGTTTGTAGCATGTGAAACGTATGAAGAAGCACGAGACCTGACGTACGTTGAGCTCCCTACTAGGTTCGATTATCACACATCAGGGAAACTATGGACCCCCAGGAAAACGGGTGGAGCAATAGGCAGGGTGGTTTACGTCAGTCCAGCGGCCGGTGATAACTATTTCTTGCGGATTTTGGTAAATGTTGTTAGAGGCCCAAGGTGTTACGAGGACTTAAGAACAGTTGGTGGTGTGGTGTTTAAAAAGTATAGAGAATCATTTTACGCACGCCGTTTGCTTGACGACGACAGGGAGTGGCATGATGCTATAGAGGAGCCATCATATTGGGCTACTGGTCGCCAGCTCAGACGGTTGTTTATGATTATCTTACTGTTTTGTCGAGTTGTAAATCCACTGAAGCTTTGGGAACATACCTGGAAGTTCCTGGCAGAAGACATCCTCTACATGAAACGCAAAGAATTCAGATTCCCAGGTCTTGAGCTCAACGACGACCAGCTGAAGCAATATACTCTCATCGAGCTCGAGCAACTCTTGAAGGAGAATGATCAGTCACTTGCGGACTACCCTGACATTTCATTGCCTGATGATTCTATTTTGACTCAGATTTCAAACACAGTGCTGATGCAGGAGTTGAGTTATGACACTCAGCAGGAGAATGAGACACATACAGAGTTGTTTGCATCAATGAATCAAGATCAGAAAATGGTATATCATGCAGTGCTTCAATCTGTTGATAAGCAATCTGGGCAGTTGTTTTTTGTTAATGCGGCAGGAGGTACTGGTAAAACATACCTATACAGGACCATCATCGCAAAGCTTAGATCAACTAATAAAGTTGTTATCCCAGTCGCATCATCTGGTGTTGCTGCGCTATTGCTCCCAGGAGGAAGATGA
- the LOC106386467 gene encoding uncharacterized protein LOC106386467, which yields MANVLVLLSDLQSGRSSSAVEVRLLRFWEARNVRRSGELMGVDMLLLDSQSTMIPATVNVNRLATHLTNLEEGSVYSLTGFEVTRCNQNYRLSDSSLLIRFTDSTSFKKVTEPAVPIPLESFRFRNYSEMLGLANSNNQLPDLIGEITAVKSTVTDPPQDKNRVMATIKMDNDTSVTMSLFDAQAVKIHDQLEQIGVDPRVVVATSVNPKIVGGRLFLNAISGTHIYFDKQTDAGERLFYRLVERDTGLPPVAPLLKSYAKMEKLSISELNDFVVTATSQEIDFICAGKVTGVKLDKGWCYVSCSKCFKKLQRSVSSLTCLSCNNTSAVGVLRYRVEMSIADETGEGLFVAFDGVIAKLHNMRAHEAANLLAGDDVNPEKTDAPPFVRGMEGKSYTFQVKVGPYNFTANHQSFTISRILGEGERAPQPEFVEDGGDDDNGDDNGDDNDGAGLVRRKMKDGGCSKSAGPSAKSKKARKA from the exons ATGGCTAACGTTTTGGTTCTCCTATCCGATCTCCAGTCCGGTCGCTCTTCCTCCGCCGTCGAAGTCCGCTTGCTCCGCTTCTGGGAGGCCAGAAACGTCCGCCGTAGTGGAGAACTCATGGGCGTCGACATGCTCTTACTCGACTCGCAG tCAACCATGATACCGGCTACAGTTAATGTTAACCGTCTCGCAACACACCTGACTAATCTTGAAGAGGGTTCAGTCTACTCTCTTACCGGTTTTGAAGTCACACGTTGTAACCAGAATTATCGCCTGTCAGACTCTTCTCTACTAATCCGGTTTACCGACTCCACCTCTTTCAAGAAGGTCACCGAACCAGCCGTTCCAATACCTCTTGAATCATTCCGGTTCCGTAACTACAGTGAAATGCTTGGTCTTGCTAATTCCAACAATCAATTACCGG ATCTTATTGGCGAGATTACTGCTGTCAAGAGTACGGTAACTGACCCTCCTCAGGACAAGAATCGTGTCATGGCGACCATTAAGATGGACAA TGACACGTCTGTGACTATGAGCCTCTTTGACGCTCAGGCTGTTAAGATTCATGATCAGCTAGAACAGATAGGAGTGGATCCAAGGGTTGTTGTTGCAACCAGTGTGAACCCGAAGATTGTGGGAG GGCGTCTGTTTTTGAACGCCATATCCGGCACACACATCTATTTCGACAAGCAAACAGATGCAGGGGAACGATTGTTTTACAG GTTGGTTGAGCGAGACACTGGACTCCCGCCAGTAGCTCCGCTGCTAAAGAGTTATGCTAAGATGGAGAAGCTGAGTATATCTGAGCTCAATGATTTTGTCGTCACTGCTACGTCTCAG GAAATTGATTTCATTTGCGCCGGAAAGGTGACTGGAGTGAAATTGGACAAGGGGTGGTGCTATGTTTCCTGTTCAAAATGTTTCAAGAAACTCCAACGGTCTGTCTCATCTCTCACGTGTCTGTCTTGCAACAACACCAGTGCAGTTGGTGTTCTTCG ATACCGTGTGGAGATGTCAATCGCAGACGAGACTGGTGAGGGTTTGTTTGTTGCGTTTGATGGAGTTATTGCGAAGCTCCATAACATGAGGGCCCATGAAGCTGCCAACCTCTTG GCCGGTGATGATGTCAACCCCGAAAAAACTGATGCTCCTCCGTTTGTTCGAGGCATGGAGGGAAAGTCATACACGTTCCAGGTGAAGGTGGGCCCATACAATTTCACAGCAAATCATCAAAGCTTCACCATCTCACGTATTCTCGGGGAGGGTGAACGTGCGCCACAGcctgagtttgttgaagat GGTGGTGACGATGACAATGGAGATGACAATGGAGATGACAACGACGGTGCTGGCTTGGTGAGACGTAAGATGAAGGATGGTGGATGTAGCAAGTCCGCAGGACCATCTGCTAAGTCTAAGAAGGCACGGAAGGCATAA